The Lepus europaeus isolate LE1 chromosome 5, mLepTim1.pri, whole genome shotgun sequence genome includes the window CTTCAATGGTCTTGCCAGCCTGGAAGGTGCAATGCTACAAGCCAAACCATTGATTTGTCAGCTCTCGGCTCCTCCCGGCCATGGCTGCTACAGTACTATAATACCATAATGTGGGTCTGGGAAGCTTTGTTTCCTACTACTCCATTGAAGATGCCAAGAAAGAATTTAGGTTTAATCTCTTTTGAAAACATTGACTCATCTGCGGTAGATATTTGGCCAGACTGTTAGAACAccctgaaatgaaagaaaaatattcctaGATACCACTGAGTGCCTATGTTGTATCACCACAGTTAGTACTTATTAATCCTCATTGCATCCTTCGAAATAGGtactttattttcagtttactgaaAAGAAAACAGGTTCAAAAAGTTAAGTCCCTTGTTAAGTCACATAAACAAGTGACAGAGCTggaattttctttctgtcttagtCCAAAATTGTTGTCCCGACCACCTTCCACAGGGCCTCCCATCACAGTACAGGAAGAGGGACCATATGCTACATAGAAAACTCTGGAGATTCCCATTGACACCAGCTACATGCAGATCCCTCTGCCTTGGGATCTGGGGCGAGTGGCTTTCACGTTCTGCAGGCCGTAGGTTCTGTCATTAAATCATCACAGCCATATGACTAAGGTGCTATTCTTATCTGTTTTCCATTCGAGGAGACGAGGCCTCTGTGGGGTGAgatgacttgcccaaggttacaGAATAGTAAGTGGTACAGCCAGAACTGAAGTCTAGGTCGGTCTACCACCTGCCTCAGAGTTCTTTCCACCATTTCTCAGAGACAGCTGATAAGAGGAACAAGTGCAGGAGCCTCACTTTCTTCtgttctttccccttctctcataATCTCTCCCTCTTTTAGAAACCTTACCAAGGCAATAAAGATCTTTGAAACTTCAGGAAAAAGGTTTATGAAGAGCTTAAAAATTGCCTGGCCTGCTCCATATAAGTCAGGGAAACTGCTTCCTGTCCTTTGTATAGTGTTGTATTGTTACTTTCAGCACGGTGTGGTGGGTGTAGCATTGGGAAAGTTCTTTCTGAGCTTTGTTCTTTATCAGTATGATATCTTCAAGGTACTGTAAATATTAAGATGATAAATATTCAAAGGTAGCAAGTAGAGGCTCTTTAACTGACAGTGGTTCTTTTCCCTGGCAGCAAGGTCTAATAGAAACCAGTCTGGGAGTCAGGAGTCCtaagtctctctctctggttctgtgaCCTTGGATATGTGAGTCATTGTCTCTAGATGGAACAGGTAATCTCTAGGGACTGCTTTCAACCTTTATGTCCTGCTTTTTACTAATGTCAGTAATAGAtggttggctttttgtttttaatattaatttatttgaaaggcagaggaagaagaaaagaaagatctctcatctgctgatcacaccccaaatgccagcaaaagctggggctgggccatgccaaagctgggagccagggattctttccagatctccatgtggctggcagggacacaATCAACCACCTGAGCCgccatctgccacctcccaggtgcattagtaggaaactgaatcagaagcgtGGAGTAGCCAAGAGCTAAACCAGGCGCTCCAGTGTAGGATACagatagcttaacctgctttgccacagtgcccaccctggttgtttttttttttttttttttttcttttttttgtagatCAAACTGAACAGGTTATATGAAAAAGACTTAATGAACTAGAAATTTTtattctctacctcttcctctatTCAGTTCATTCCCAAGTtaacacttgttactagtttgtGCCCTTTCCAGTGTTTTCTGTATTAAGTGTATATAGgtatgtataaatacatatacaccACATGATGTGCACATataatggtacttcaaaaaaatttttgaaaatgaaattaatgggccagaattgtggtataatgggttaagctgctgcctgcaatgctggcatcccatataggggctgattcatgtcctggctgctctacttttgatccagctccctgctcgtggcttgggaaagcagcagaagatggcccaaatccttgggcccctgtcacccatgtggaagacccagatgaaactcctggctcttggcttcggtgtggcctagcccagtcattgcagccatttggggagtaaaccaatggatggaagatcgcactatctctctctctctctctctctctctctctctaattctgcctttcaaataataaaatctttttttaaaagatctatttatttatttgagagagttacacagagagagaaggagaggcagagagagaaagaggtcttccatccagtgattcactccccagatggcctcaacagccagagctgtgccgatccaaagccaggagccaggagcttcctccaggtttcccacctgggtgcatgggcccaagggcttgggccatcttccactgctctcccaggccacagcagagagctggatgggaagtgtagcatatgggattcgaactggtgcccatgtgggatgctgcactgcaggcggtggccttaccagctacgccacagcactgacccctcaaataataaaatcttcttaaaaaatcaaattaaaagatacttattttgatataaaaatgtgaaaatcatgcatagtttcttcataatcattttccatgagcttttttttttttttttagatttatttatttgagaggcagagttatagtcagAGAAAAAGGTgtttcatcagctggtttactccctagatggtcgcaacagctggagctgggtcaatccgatgccaggagcttcctctgggtctcccacttgggtgcaggggcccaagcactcgagccatctcctactgcttttccagtccataagcagagacctggatcggaagagatGCAGCCAGGccacgaattggcacccatatgggatactggcgccacaggcaaagacttaacctactatgccacagcaccggcccctccatgagctttttaaagaccccttgtgtgtgtatgtaaaaacCCATATGGGGTCAGAGTTGTATAGCTTGTAAGGCCTCTACTTGCAATGtcatcatcccatgtgggtgctggtttgtgtcctggctgcttcattcctgatccagctccctgctaatggcctgggaaagccgcagaagatggcccaactacttgggctcctaccacccatgtgggagacttgaatgaagctcttggttcctaacTTTAGTCTGGTacagagctggctgttgcagccatctgaggagaaccagcgggtggaagatgtctctctctctctctgtaactgatttttcaaataaataaataaatctttaaaccacacacacatatgtcaTATACATTGGAATCTAATACATGATGTCTTTTTCACTTGAAAGGGCAGAAAAGCagtaatcttccatccacggggttcactccccaaatgcctgcaatagccaaggctgggccaggttgaagtcggTAGCCCAGAACTCCCTCAACTCAATCAAGACCCGAGTATTTGAGCCCTTACCACTGCATTccaaggtatacattagcaggaaactgaattgaaagctgagcagctgagacttgaacaacCCAGCcactgatgtggaatgcaggcatcccaagtagcatcctaaccactgtgccaaacacccaaaCCCTCTGGTTAGTTCTTCAATATTTGctttattgcttttaattaaTGCCTCATAATGTACTAAGTGACCTATTGATTGGCTatatgctattatttttaaaaccagaTATACCCACACagtgttgaatttttaaattttcttttcaggaaaagaagaaaaagaaacatagagACAAGAAGTCATCTGACTCTGACAGCTCAGACTCTGAGAGTGATGCAGGCAAGAGGGCCAGGCACACACCCAAAGACAGTAAGGcagcaaagaagaagaaaaagaagaagaagcacaaGAAGAAGCATAAGGAGTGAGACTAGGAAGAGCAGAGGGGGTGGCTGAgagaatcaggaaccaggagcctagTGCCAATGAGCCCTGGGTCCTGAGCAACTTAATGTGGCCTCCCACCCCGCTGACTCTGCTCCCATGGGAGATGGCTTTCCTCATGTAGCAGGCAGGTTTGGGAGTTAAGAGTTCAAAAGCAGCTGCCTAGCTGAGTTACTGTTTCCTTGTCACACCCAGATCCTTTGCAGTGACCTCTGTGTCTACCCATTCATTCACACAACTTCTTCACTCACTGGGAGGTCATGTTACCCTCCCCAGCTGCCACTGCCAGAGCTGGATTCCTAGGGGTCTAGGCTAAATCCACAGGTCCTGCTGTGGAGGTGAATCTGGCTGTAGTTGGACACAGAGTGATTGGCCCCTTCCTCCTGTTGGTCTGTGTTGGGCCAATTGGTGGGTGGTCTCTGCCGCATCCAGCACAGGAGCAGGAGACCGGCAGCAGGAGGCAGAACACGGTAAGAAGTGGTGCTCACTTCTCCCAGTCCCCCAACACCGTTCGCCTGTGCTGGAAGTGACAGCCAGTGGCCACCGTCAGAAAGGAGCCATCCAGCGTGACTGAGCTCGTGTGTGACATTCCAGCAGAACACTGAACCAgacatctgaagccaagatcatTGCTCTACTTTGTATCTGCTACCGTGTGAGTCAGTCGGTTCCACTTCAGATCTCTGCTTAAATTCCTGGCACTAAATGGAAGTGTGTTTGGTTTTAAACTTACTGAAAGTTCTTACACCTGTAATCCTCTTCCTAGGTAACTTACAGGCTTAAAGTCACTGAGCCTGCATTAATTGACAGGAAAATACTTAATATGTTACCTTAGACCTTGGAGAGACCAGCTGAGGTACAGAGCCAGAGGCACTAGCAGGTGCCAGCCTTCTTAGGAGATCACTTATAAGCCCTCCTGTAAGGATTGGGTGACCTCTTCACACAGTCAATGAGAGAACCAGTAAGAATTGGTAACCATGATGACCAGCCTGGCTCATAGGCAAGAGCTCAGAAGTCATCTTAGGCAGTGGGCATTCTCTCCCACCACCATGGCACAGCGTGGATCCTGTGTCCTGAGAAAGGGAAGGACCACAAGAAGAGCCAGTGCAGGGTGGGCCCACGGTGACAGGTCAGTAGTCACACCTGGGGAAGCCTCAGCACTGCCTGGACTAGAGCTCAGCTGACCGTGAGGAGGGTCAGTGTGAAACAGGTATAGGTACAGCTGTGCTGTTACTCAGCGTGGAAGGGGGTCAGCTGACAACCATCTGAGACCGTCCACGTCAGGCTCTCGTCTAATGCTTCCCCTTAGTGACCTTCAGGCAGCCTCACACAAAAGGAAACTGAGACTTCTGGCATCCTATCACCAGAGGAAACAGACAACTGGGTGGCCTTAGCTCTGCTTTATTGACCTCAGAGCACCCTTTGGATgcagttaaaaaaagaagccacATACACAATGAGAACTGGAACTGGATCCAGGCTGATGCCACCTGACCCCAACTAAGGCAGATTTATACAAAACACgagaggaaaaaaatgaggcAATGTGGTGCTGAGTTGAGGGGTAGCCGGCTGGCAGAGGAGCAGTCAGTGACGGTGCGGGCAGGTCATGCTTCTTTCTCGTAAGTGCGCGTGCTAACTGTACTGCCGTGGGTGAGCGTctggaaggaaagacagagttagatggGGGCGGGCAGAGCAAGGGAAGCTGTCAGGAGCACCCTTCACGTTACTGACTATAGTAATCGTCACTTCagtactatgtgccaggcacttgaCACATATTCGTTAGAATTCCTCTTTTAGAAATTTGGAAAAATGAGCTTTGAGAGAGGAAGTAATTTGGTTAAGATCCTGGAGTGTTTATCTTTCCCCTACACCATTCAGCTTCCTTCCTCCTTAGTGCAGGCACATAGCAGACAAATAGGTGAGTAAAAATGGCCTAAGATGCTTGGGAAAAGGCCTTGCTAGGCTACCAACTTTCCATTCCCTTCCTGTCTTGGGATAGTGCCTGGGCAGAGCTCCAAGCTTCCACCATCCGGCCTGGTTTAAGAGCCAAGGCTATGTCCTCACCATGGTGCAGTTGCCCAGTGAGGATTTGTCTTTCTCATCACCAAAGCTAAGCACCTCATTCTTATTTAAGAGTCAGTGCAGGTTACACTCACCCAAGAAGAATATGCTATGGAAATGCCACAGTGAGAACTTGATGCCGTACGGTTAGAAGGCAGAGACCAGGTTATGGGGAGAGTTCAGTCAAGGCTGTGTTTTCCAAGTGAAGTCCCCAAGCTTATCCCAAAACAGACTGCACTGAGAGGAGGGGGGACTGCAATGGGGGAAAGGCTTATGCTGTTCAGACAAGGGCCTACCCTTATGTGTGACCATGCAGTCCTAGGGAGAAAGAAATGCTGCGATGGGAGATGGGAGCCTCCCCTAAGCATCTGGGATCATATTTGGCCCTGCTTTCCGCCTCTTTCTGGGGCAAAACAAGGTGGAAACAGAGGAGGGGACAAAAGATACGGAGTACCTGCTGTACTCCTCCCACCTCAGCTCTGTGCTGTGCATGTATGATCTCTGTAGCTCCCAGAGTCCAAAGGTTGGTGTTACTGATGCCGATTTTACAGCGGCACTTGGAGAATTTGCTTGTCTCAAGTCATACAGCCTATatgctgagatttgaacccaggcctgtGTTGAACCCAAAGTCACCACAAAAAACTCCCACATCTACTCTTTGTCCTCTGCCCCCACCTCTTTTTCCCAGCCTCTGGGCACCCAGGGAAAGGCCTTAGCTTTTTAAAGCAGGCTTGGGTAAAGGGGCAATCTAAAGGAGCAGAAGTAACCAATTAGGTGAGGCTTAAATTTGCCCATCTTACCAGGATGAGTTTCCCGTCACTGAGCTCCCGCACAAGCGTTGTCTCCTGGCCATCCCACTTCTGCAGGTGGACAAGTTTGCCTCCATCCAGTGTCACAAGGGACTGTGGAGAGAGGGTGGAAGCCTGAGCAGCGATCTGAGCCAGGACTGAGGTGCAGAATGGGTCAGGATACTGAGGACACAACCTCTGACCCAAACTAGGGAGGATGCGGGAAGCAGAGCTCAAGCAGCCCACCTCCAGCCTGTCTTCACGGGATGTCCAGTTCACCTCCAGCCTCTGCCCCACTGCTTCCTGGTTGGGGGAGGGACTGTCATACATTGGGTGAGTAGGGAGATACAAGGAGTTCAGTGGGGCTAGACAGCCTGGCCCTGAGATGGGGCAGGAGTCTTCAAGGTGAGGTGATCCACAAAATGTCTAAAAGACCCCCAGTGATGGAAAGTATTGATTAATTAAACttctctcccctccttgcccCCATCATGTGACTTCTACGGCTAAGGGCAAAAATGGCAAGAACCTAGGACTGGGTGTCCTTGCAGTGATCTCAGCCCTGGGTCAAATGCCCACGTCATCCCCCGGCTGCTACTGGCATGCATCAGCTAGTTCTCATTTGGCAGCTCTCCCAGGTCTCTTGAGGAATTTGGGGGCGCTAGGCCAGACTAAGGAACCCTGACTGAGCAGGTTCAGTAGGAGAATTTGGGAAGACTCTGTGTGCTTGGGGATGCTCATCTCTGTGCTTTCCTAATCTCCTTATTCCTCATCCTCTTCCCCCAAGTCTTTTTGCCCACTTGGAACAGATTATTTTTGGCCTAGACATCCCAGGTGACTGCTGTTACGTTTTACCTTGAGAATTGGGCAAGTTTGGGAAGGTAGGGGAATGTGGTAAGGTAGCTTCCTTTGTCAAAGGGAGGCTGCCACTCATGGATACCATCCCTagctctgctgcctgcctcctgtgTGATCCCAGACTGGACTtcagctcctctccctctgtgagAAGACCAGACCCCACCCTGTCCTTCCTAAGGGCAACTGTGAGGAAGAGGGGACAGCAGAGGGGCTGAAACAGGGTCATGATGGAGAGGATTCTGTGGGGACACCCTGTAGGAGTCAAAGCACCTCAGTTCTCATCCATGGCCCATTGCTGGGAGCCTGAGGCACGATGCCAAGATAGGGCCACCACAGGGTGACAGAGCCCTGAATCTGTGGGTAGATGTTCACTACCCCAGCCTGGGAAAGTGAGCAAAGACTCAGACCCACAATGCAAATGCCCCATCCAGAACATCCTGCCTGTCATTGGACTCATTGGAAATCGTTCATCAGGGTCAACAGCAAAGCCTGAGAACTGAGGTTGCAGAAGACACACATCTGAGCAGGTCTCAGCTGCTTATTCCTGGCTGCCGCCTTTGGTGTGGGAAGCAAGGCTAACCTCACACAGTGAAGGCCCTGATTTCTCCTGGGTGTTGTTCCTAAAGCACTCAAAATCACAGCTGTGGCCACATAACCGCCCCATCTATGGAAGAAAGAAACCCAGAGGTACTCCATGCCTTGTACAAGTcacccagctggagctggggtagACATGGAGGTCAGAAGAGCATCCTAGCTCTGCTGCCCACTCCCAGAGGCAGCTGGCAGGTGTTTGCCAGTGAAAGAAAATGAGGATAGAATAAATGCGTATCTAGCACCTGGAACTTCGGTAGCCTGCACCTCGGGGTGCAATGTCAGGGAGTCAAGACTGCCAGCCCATTTCCCTTCAGGGCCTCAGCACCCTCCATTCCCCATGCCACGTTCCCTGACGCACCTTGACCTTCCTGTCATCTGCTGTTGTCTCATCGAACTCCACCCCAATCTGAAAGCTGATCTCCGTGTTCTTGAAGGTGCTGTGTGTTTTCAGGGTGATGATGTCTCCGTTCTTTTCGATGATCGTGGTAGGCTTGGTCATGTTGGCCACTTGCCTGGTAGCAAAACCCACACCTGAGGACAAGGGGCAGGTTACACTTAATAGCTGCAATGTACAAGCTCTGAATAAGTTCTAGGCACAGGTGTCGAGAAGAGGAAAAAGGGTAATCCATTGCTTCAAAGCCTTTTATGGCCACTTTTAAAATTCAGTCTTCCCCTTAGCTCTGTGGTGAATAGAGACTACTGATCCCATTAGATGAGAAACTTTAGAAACAGTATACCATAGCAACTCGGTCAGAACTGGGGTTAGTGTAAGCTGTTGCTAAGTGCCTTTCCTCTGGGAGGATTCTGTACATGGGTGATCTCGTTCACTTCTTCCTGTCCCCTTGAAGAGTGATACTCTTATCCCCTCTTTACAGATGGAAATACTGAGTTAGAGCTAAAGCTCAGGGTCCCAAATCTGGGTTGGAAGCCCAGAttgggggctggtggtgtggtacagtgggttaagctgctgcctgcaatgccagcatcccatactggagtactagttccagtcttggttgctccacttcaatccagctccctgctcatatgcctgggaaagcagcagatgatggcccaagtctttggaccctggccatccacatggaagacagagatggagttccaggctcctggctttgggctggtctggtcccagtcattgtggccacttaagtgaaccagcagatggaagatctctttctctgtcactctgcctttcaaataaatttcaaacaacaacaacaaaaaccctccaGAGCTTATATCACTGCTCAACCACACGACCTCTCAAGATTAGAGCCTTAGGTTGTCTTCCAGGACACCTCAAGTCAGGCACTAATGGAACAAGAGACAGACTTGGCCTTCCAAAGCCTCAGGAACAAGAATTTTCCACCTTTGGAAGTTTTTACTCTGAACCATGAGAAACATTAATGCTTTTGTCCCCCACATATGACAAGGCATTTTCGAAGCCTCCTACCTATGATCCAGGAGGTGGATTTAAAGGGAGTATATCCCATTATGCACATACACGTAAGAGAGGCCTAAAGTAAGAGCAGCAAGACTCAAGCCCAGGTCCCCTGATTCCTATTGTAAGATCCTAtaagaggggccagcatggtagGTAAagtcgccatctgcagtgctggcatcccatgtgggtgccagttcaagtccttggctgccccacttccaatctagctcccagctaacagcctgggaaagcagtggaagatggccaaagtacttgggcccctgtacccaggtgggagacccagaaacaaaAAACTCTATAGGAACTCTCTTGACCCAAGCATGGCTTCCCTGGATGCTGGGCAAAGCCCAGGTGTCCTACAAGCAGTGAAGAACAAAGAACTCTTAGGCTAAGGCTTGACTACTCCATGAGGTTATCCTAGGATCTGTCCTTTTGTCTCCAACCTCCCATCACAACTTCACTGTCCCTTCATCCCCAGAGCCTATGCTGGCTGGCTTCTATGAGGCAGGAGGGCAGCCCAGTATGGTGAAGTGGTATGCATCAAGTCTCCAAGCAGCGCAACCCCGTGCCAGCTGACACCTAGGtacgttttaaaaaaaatttgtttgaaaagcagagtgacagagctcctatctgttggttcactccccaagtgcagcaacagttggggctgggctaggccgaagccagtagcct containing:
- the FABP3 gene encoding fatty acid-binding protein, heart encodes the protein MVDAFVGTWKLVDSKNFDDYMKSIGVGFATRQVANMTKPTTIIEKNGDIITLKTHSTFKNTEISFQIGVEFDETTADDRKVKSLVTLDGGKLVHLQKWDGQETTLVRELSDGKLILTLTHGSTVSTRTYEKEA